From Pandoraea norimbergensis, the proteins below share one genomic window:
- a CDS encoding class II aldolase/adducin family protein yields the protein MTQTTTMPYTPAVTEHDAQSIAQLLEDLASANHILAHHEVLDGFGHVSARDPRNSQHFLIAQSMAPELVTPDDILTLDFDCQPVDGDTRKRYLETWIHSEIYRARPDVMSIVHSHAPSVIPFAASSVRLRPVYHMAGFLGSGSPVFDIRHCFGCTDMLVRNSDQGKALADTLGDFDVALMRGHGFVTTGPSLPASVYRAIYTSLNADMQYKAVTLGGDVTYLDEEEGKRSTATNLGVMERPWTLWKRQVAALRKD from the coding sequence ATGACGCAAACCACCACCATGCCCTACACCCCCGCCGTCACCGAGCACGACGCGCAATCCATCGCGCAACTGTTGGAAGACCTCGCCTCGGCCAACCATATCCTCGCGCATCACGAAGTGCTCGACGGCTTCGGCCACGTAAGCGCGCGCGATCCGCGCAATTCGCAGCACTTCCTGATCGCGCAGTCGATGGCCCCGGAGTTGGTCACCCCAGACGACATCCTCACCCTCGACTTCGACTGCCAGCCGGTCGACGGCGACACCCGAAAGCGCTATCTGGAAACGTGGATTCACAGCGAGATTTACCGCGCGCGGCCCGATGTCATGTCGATCGTGCACAGCCATGCGCCGTCGGTGATTCCGTTTGCGGCGTCGAGCGTGCGCCTGCGCCCGGTGTATCACATGGCGGGTTTTCTCGGCAGCGGCTCGCCGGTGTTCGACATCCGCCATTGTTTCGGTTGCACCGACATGCTCGTGCGCAACAGCGATCAGGGTAAGGCGCTCGCCGACACGCTGGGTGACTTTGACGTTGCGCTGATGCGCGGCCACGGTTTCGTGACCACCGGCCCATCACTGCCCGCGTCGGTGTATCGCGCGATCTATACCTCGCTTAACGCCGACATGCAGTACAAGGCCGTCACGCTCGGCGGCGATGTGACCTATCTCGATGAAGAGGAAGGCAAGCGCTCGACGGCGACCAATCTCGGCGTGATGGAACGGCCGTGGACGTTGTGGAAACGTCAGGTCGCGGCGCTCAGAAAGGATTGA
- a CDS encoding TetR/AcrR family transcriptional regulator → MPKPTKAEINADIIERAAGLFARHGFEQTSLQQIADAVNYSKAGLLHHFPSKLAIYEAAVGVVRNHMIELRERVKGIPVGIERDRALVDDAVQFTYDWPGVSAFSNRISDNAPDGDPALIEIGMILYDALGIDLTKLDLERIVRVTSAFAGLGATALQAVRADQKREWRPIITQAAMEALGHGKR, encoded by the coding sequence ATGCCCAAGCCGACGAAAGCCGAAATCAACGCCGATATCATTGAACGCGCCGCCGGTCTGTTCGCCCGCCACGGGTTCGAGCAGACGTCGCTCCAGCAGATCGCGGACGCCGTCAATTACTCCAAGGCCGGACTGCTGCATCACTTCCCGAGCAAACTGGCGATCTACGAAGCGGCGGTCGGCGTGGTGCGCAACCACATGATCGAGTTGCGCGAGCGGGTGAAAGGGATTCCGGTCGGCATCGAGCGCGACCGGGCACTGGTCGACGATGCCGTGCAATTTACCTACGACTGGCCGGGCGTGTCGGCGTTTTCCAACCGGATTTCCGACAACGCGCCGGACGGCGATCCGGCGCTGATCGAAATCGGCATGATTCTGTACGACGCGCTGGGCATCGATCTGACGAAGCTCGATCTCGAACGTATCGTGCGCGTGACCAGCGCATTCGCCGGTCTGGGCGCAACGGCCTTGCAGGCCGTGCGCGCCGATCAGAAGCGCGAGTGGCGGCCGATCATTACGCAGGCCGCCATGGAAGCGCTCGGTCACGGCAAGCGCTGA
- the tssE gene encoding type VI secretion system baseplate subunit TssE, whose protein sequence is MPAGPSLYDMLLGHIGGEPLHAYDDRTLEFMSVQQNVQRVLNTRAGALKHLPEYGLPDLSEIYRALPASASLLQAQMEATLLKYEPRIRAIDVDVLPNDDPGMVMSFEMTCHLRKSGLVRFGTYFEPRGRVLLMRRQPEGC, encoded by the coding sequence ATGCCGGCTGGCCCATCGCTTTACGACATGCTGCTGGGACATATTGGCGGTGAGCCGCTACATGCCTACGACGACCGGACGTTGGAGTTCATGAGCGTGCAGCAAAACGTGCAGCGGGTACTCAATACGCGCGCTGGGGCGCTCAAGCACTTGCCGGAATATGGTCTTCCCGATCTTTCCGAGATCTATCGCGCATTGCCTGCGTCGGCGAGCCTGCTTCAGGCGCAAATGGAGGCGACGTTGCTCAAATATGAGCCACGTATTCGTGCGATTGACGTCGATGTGCTGCCGAACGACGACCCCGGCATGGTCATGAGTTTCGAGATGACGTGCCATCTCAGAAAAAGCGGGCTGGTGCGGTTTGGCACGTACTTCGAACCGCGCGGGCGCGTGTTGCTGATGCGCCGGCAGCCGGAGGGGTGTTGA
- the tssH gene encoding type VI secretion system ATPase TssH, which yields MISRDTTVLLQHLNPHCASALEAAASLCRMRLADEITVEHWLLKLLEAGDGDIPAILAHYGIGIDAIWDALVSSIDHLPRNLRGKPALSPQLAAVLADAWTHSRSQDTQWPIRSANLLQAVVDAPHVLRVRDAWPLLSIGSAQIARFMPRLGARTCEHLSTLAGADDAMSANAGDAFSPAAHPSQTNGEPAAPAGAGKRFPSTPAADNAQRADALARYAIDLTEKAMGGEIDPVFGRDREIQQMVDVLARRRKNNPILVGEPGVGKTALVEGLALRVVQGDVPEAIRNVRVLTLDLGLLQAGAGVKGEFEQRLKTLIDAVQASDVPVLLFIDEAHTLVGAGNAAGGADAANLLKPALARGELRTIAATTWAEYKEFFERDAALERRFQMIKVEEPDDAAACLMLRGLKARYASYHQVHIRDEAIVAAVNLSRRYIPSRQLPDKAVDLIDTAAARVRVGLESPPSELQHAAATVNALKIELAALEADVAKGASRGDDGVTRLAELAASVAAANAASEVFAARYARERDLVRAVREQSDLPPETRDAVAFRAAREALADAQGKHPLIYADVDAQAVARVVSEWTGVPAGNLLEDELRGLLAMQSGLSERVVAQEDALNALAESLRIAKAGLKPESAPMGVFLLAGPSGVGKTETALALADLLFGGEAALTTINMSEYQEAHTVSQLKGAPPGYVGYGRGGVLTEAVRQRPYSVVLLDEVEKAHRDVLDMFYQVFDRGMMRDGEGREIDFRHCVILMTSNLGSSTIDTVTADTPDIAHAALLEAVRPELVAHFQPALLARFQTLIYRPLDVSALHSIATMKLGKTAARLRRQHGIELTWNDALAGLMAQRCLVRESGARNVDAFINQRILPALSHELLTRLAAGDKPASIVLTASEDGQLDIDFAAAVDPNALPAGTASQTPSTCLITE from the coding sequence ATGATCTCTCGCGATACCACCGTCCTGCTCCAGCATCTCAATCCCCACTGTGCGAGCGCTCTCGAAGCCGCCGCCAGTCTTTGCCGGATGCGTCTCGCTGACGAGATTACCGTCGAGCACTGGCTGCTGAAGCTGCTGGAGGCGGGAGATGGCGATATTCCGGCCATCCTCGCGCATTACGGCATCGGTATCGATGCCATCTGGGACGCGCTGGTGTCGTCGATCGATCATCTGCCGCGCAATTTACGGGGCAAACCGGCTTTGTCTCCTCAACTTGCTGCCGTGCTGGCAGATGCATGGACGCACTCGCGCTCGCAGGACACGCAATGGCCCATCCGCTCGGCCAACCTGCTGCAAGCCGTTGTCGACGCACCGCATGTGCTGCGCGTGCGCGACGCGTGGCCATTGCTAAGCATTGGCAGCGCACAGATTGCACGATTCATGCCCCGGCTTGGCGCGCGTACCTGCGAGCATCTTTCCACGTTGGCGGGGGCAGATGACGCAATGAGCGCAAACGCGGGCGATGCCTTTTCGCCTGCGGCGCATCCGTCGCAGACGAACGGCGAGCCGGCAGCGCCGGCTGGCGCAGGCAAACGGTTCCCGTCGACACCGGCCGCAGACAACGCGCAACGCGCCGACGCCTTGGCGCGATATGCCATCGACCTGACGGAAAAGGCGATGGGGGGCGAAATCGACCCCGTTTTCGGCCGCGACCGTGAGATTCAACAAATGGTCGACGTGCTGGCCCGCCGTCGCAAGAACAACCCGATTCTCGTGGGTGAACCCGGTGTCGGCAAGACGGCGTTGGTCGAAGGGCTTGCGCTGCGAGTGGTGCAGGGCGATGTGCCGGAGGCCATCCGCAACGTACGCGTGCTGACGCTCGACCTCGGTCTGTTGCAAGCCGGTGCGGGTGTGAAAGGGGAGTTCGAGCAGCGCCTGAAAACGCTGATCGACGCGGTGCAGGCATCCGACGTGCCAGTGCTGCTGTTTATCGACGAGGCTCACACGCTCGTTGGCGCGGGTAACGCGGCAGGCGGCGCCGATGCCGCCAATCTGCTCAAACCCGCGCTCGCACGCGGCGAACTGCGCACGATCGCCGCAACGACGTGGGCGGAGTACAAGGAATTTTTCGAACGCGACGCTGCGCTTGAACGCCGCTTCCAGATGATCAAAGTGGAAGAGCCCGACGATGCTGCCGCCTGCCTGATGCTGCGTGGACTCAAGGCGCGGTATGCGAGCTACCACCAGGTGCATATCCGCGACGAGGCCATTGTCGCTGCCGTCAACCTCTCGCGGCGATATATCCCGTCGCGGCAGTTGCCCGACAAGGCGGTCGATCTCATCGATACTGCCGCTGCACGCGTGCGGGTGGGTCTCGAATCGCCACCGTCCGAATTGCAGCACGCTGCCGCCACCGTCAACGCGCTGAAGATCGAGCTGGCGGCCCTTGAGGCTGATGTAGCCAAGGGGGCTTCTCGCGGCGACGACGGGGTCACACGTCTGGCGGAACTGGCGGCGAGCGTTGCCGCGGCCAACGCGGCGTCGGAGGTCTTCGCGGCACGTTATGCGCGAGAACGCGATCTGGTTCGCGCCGTGCGTGAACAAAGCGATTTACCACCCGAGACACGCGATGCCGTGGCATTTCGTGCCGCTCGCGAGGCACTGGCCGATGCACAGGGCAAGCACCCGCTGATCTATGCCGATGTGGATGCGCAAGCGGTGGCGCGGGTGGTGTCCGAGTGGACCGGTGTTCCCGCAGGCAATCTGCTCGAAGACGAATTGCGCGGCTTGCTCGCGATGCAGTCGGGGCTGAGCGAGCGCGTTGTCGCACAGGAGGATGCGCTGAATGCCTTGGCCGAGAGTCTTCGTATCGCCAAGGCGGGGCTGAAGCCGGAGAGTGCGCCCATGGGCGTGTTCCTGCTGGCGGGGCCGTCCGGTGTCGGAAAGACGGAGACCGCACTGGCGCTCGCCGATCTGCTCTTCGGGGGAGAGGCGGCGCTGACAACGATCAACATGTCCGAGTATCAGGAAGCGCATACGGTGTCGCAATTGAAGGGCGCGCCGCCGGGCTATGTGGGGTACGGGCGAGGCGGGGTGCTGACCGAAGCGGTCCGGCAACGCCCCTATAGCGTGGTGTTGCTCGACGAGGTCGAGAAAGCCCATCGCGACGTGCTCGACATGTTCTATCAGGTCTTTGATCGCGGCATGATGCGCGACGGCGAGGGACGCGAAATCGACTTCCGCCACTGCGTCATTCTGATGACCTCGAATTTGGGCAGCAGCACGATCGACACAGTGACCGCAGACACCCCCGACATTGCCCACGCGGCACTGCTCGAAGCGGTACGTCCCGAACTGGTCGCGCACTTCCAGCCGGCGTTGCTCGCGCGCTTCCAGACGCTGATCTATCGCCCGCTGGACGTATCGGCACTGCACAGCATCGCGACGATGAAGCTGGGCAAGACGGCAGCACGTTTGCGGCGCCAGCATGGTATCGAGCTCACCTGGAACGACGCACTCGCCGGCCTCATGGCGCAGCGCTGCCTGGTGCGGGAGTCGGGCGCGCGCAACGTCGATGCTTTCATCAATCAACGCATCCTGCCGGCGCTGTCGCACGAGTTGCTGACCCGGCTGGCTGCCGGCGACAAACCCGCGAGCATCGTGTTGACGGCATCGGAAGACGGGCAGCTCGATATTGATTTCGCCGCAGCCGTCGATCCAAATGCCTTGCCGGCGGGTACGGCGTCACAGACACCGTCCACCTGCCTGATCACCGAATGA
- the tssD gene encoding type VI secretion system tube protein TssD, which translates to MAIPGYMYLTDNAGKKIQGSVTIKGREGSVEVISYDHEIFVPTDGNTGKLTGKRVHQPFIFLKEKDRSSTELQKAMSSGKTLQEVTLQEYAVNSAGQEEIYHTIVMTNVKIVRVKATMQNIKDPLFEKFNHMETVELRYEAIKWTFVDGHHEYEDTWNERGDKAA; encoded by the coding sequence ATGGCAATTCCGGGTTATATGTACCTCACGGACAACGCGGGCAAGAAGATTCAAGGCTCGGTCACCATCAAGGGGCGTGAGGGTTCAGTGGAAGTCATCTCATACGACCACGAGATCTTTGTGCCGACCGACGGTAATACCGGCAAGCTGACAGGCAAGCGCGTGCACCAGCCGTTTATCTTCCTCAAGGAGAAGGACCGCTCAAGCACGGAACTCCAGAAGGCCATGTCTTCGGGGAAGACGCTGCAAGAGGTCACGCTTCAGGAGTACGCGGTCAACAGCGCCGGTCAGGAAGAGATCTATCACACGATCGTCATGACCAACGTGAAGATCGTGCGCGTGAAGGCGACGATGCAGAACATCAAGGATCCGTTGTTTGAGAAATTCAATCACATGGAAACGGTGGAACTGCGTTACGAAGCGATCAAATGGACGTTTGTCGACGGCCACCACGAGTATGAGGACACGTGGAACGAACGCGGCGACAAGGCTGCCTGA